The genome window GCAGCCCTGTTTGTCTTAAAGCAAGGGGGGTGGAGTTCCAAATGCTGGAGAGGGGCATACAGTGGGTTCCCCCATTCTATGAGCTTagtaaacccaggagacaggcaCCCACTGTGGAGAACTGCACGCTTGGTCGAAGGCTTCTTGTAATTTCTTAAGGGTTTCATCAACACTATTATTGACCAGTGAGAGGTCAAAGTAGTGAGCGTACTGGCTGCGGATGGCCTCAGAGTCCTTCTGCAGCTGCTGCAGGGCTTCTGTCTGCAAAGAAGAAAGCCACAGATGAAGCAAGCTGCACCACCCCCAGCCCAGAGAGGCCAGTGACAGATTTTAAAGAGCAATTGTTAGCGCTGCTCAGCTGTGCATCATACTTGAAGAGTCAAACTTGGAAGACATTGTGAAAGAATGTTAATATAGGGCATGAAGAGGCAATCTCAAAAGACCATGGCAATTCTCAGAGGATCTCAAGCTAACCCTGACCAATCAGAGCCCTCTGGAGAACCAATAGCTATGCAGAGACAGCATGGACTTCACCAGCATCTCCTATTAACGCCCTTTGAACATGGAAGAGCCATTTCAACAAGCACCAGAGCTGCAATactaaaacaaagataaaggtgattttgttttgttttgttttgagatagagtcttgctctgtggcccaggctggagtacagtggcacaatcttggctcactgcaacctctgcctgctgggttcaagcaattctcgtgcctcagcctcccgagtagctgggattacaggcatgtgccaccacatctggctaatttttgtatttttagtagagacagggttttgccatgttggccaggctggtctcgaacttcggacctcaggtgatccacccacctcggcctcttaaagtgctgggattacaggcatgagccactgcacccagtcagatAAAGGCGATTTCTAATCCcagagcacacctgtaatcccagcactttggaaggccgaggcaagatgattgcttgagcacaggagttcaagaccagcctggacaacacagtgagaccccatttctacaaaaaacaaacaaaatttaaaaatgtgtgtgtatatatctcacGACTCTTTGACCTAAAACCAAGCAGCCATGAAAGACAAATGATGTAactacataaaagtaaaaatgtctgCATAGCAAAAAGACATGccaaattgggaaaaaaaaattacagctgaTATTACAAAGGGCTAATTACCCTAATACAGACTTCCTATACATCAAAGGCCAATAACTCAGCAGAAAAATGAGCTAAGGACATGACCAGATAATTCTCAGAAAAGGCAATACAAATTGCTCTTCATATGAAAAAGTACCCAATCATctcttttagtaaaaaaaaaatgagataccatttttccCGCCAGTAGcctggcaaaaaaagaaaagacaacatgctacaggcaaagagaaacaagcaCTCTCACAGGTGGTTGGAGGGACTACAAATCCTGAAGGAGTGTAGTTTGGCAGTCCCTGTCCAAATTCTAAGTGCATGTGCTCTTGGACCCAGTGATCCTACTTGGGAGTTTTTCCTACAGATATATTTGCACACATATGCTATATGCACAGGGCTACTGATTGCAGTATTCTTTATAATCAGTGTTTGAAagcaacccaaatggccatcaacaggtgaatggttaaGTAATTACACATGCATGCAGTAGAAGACCATGCAGCTATTGAGAAAAATAGTTCCTCACACCCTGATAGGGAAAGGTGTCCATTGTTCAATGAAAAAGCACAGTGTAGCAAAGTGCATGGGTAGGGCTGGGCAGAGGAGCAGGGTAGGCTTTTCAATATATTCCTGGCCCCTCTGTCTTTCCTCACAGCCATACTGCACCCCAGGGCAGGTTCAGTGCCACCTCTGTCCATCACAGCTTCCCCTGCCAGAGCCTGCATCCCACCAGTATCAGGATCTGCTCAACTGTCCATCTCTACCCCTGGAACTGTGTGCCTCTGGGACAATGACTGGGTCTGGTTTGTTTTGTCCCCATTACCCATCATGGGCACCGGCCTAGCTAGTGGTTTAAGAGCTCGAATGAATGTGCATGCCCTTTGGCTTCTTGGCCCTGGAGAAGAAGCCCAGCTGGAGCTGTGACCTCCAGCCAGCACTCTGGCCAATGACCTGGACTGAGGTCCTAGTCTGGGCAGGCCCGGAGAAAGTGAATTCCTACCCAACCCGCACAACCTCTCCTCACCTGAGTGCCCTGGTCAGTAGGTGCAATGAATACAATGAAAGGTGAAAGTTCTGCTGTCCGAACAATTTTCAgggtctaggaaaaaaaaaaaaaaaaaaaaaaaaaagaaggggaggaaggaagaaaaggaaagtgaaaacaaaaaacaaaacaaaacaaaaaacctacataGCTGTCGTAATGGATTCCTTCTAAATAAGCAGCTTTGAGCTTTACCCCAATACTACTTTCCAGCTTTCCCAGTACTACTGTTCTTGTTCCAGGCTGACCCCATTAAAAGTGCTGAAGCAATCCTGAGCCCCCAGAAGATTCCCAAGGAGCACTATCTTTTTCAGCACTCTGTTTGCCATCCCTTGTGTGGCTGAGCCCATTCGTCCCTGCCCTTCCATGCCTACCCACCTGGGGCTCAATGTCAAGGATGGCAATCTTGTCTTGCTTATGAATCTGGTGCACTGTTTCAAATTTGGTGCCAAACATGTTGCCTTGGTAGCTGCCAAACTCCAAGAACTCATTGGCAGAGATGTTCCTTGTCATCTCCTCTGTTGAGATAAAGTGGTACTCCTTCCCATCTTCCTCACTCTTCCTTGGCGGCCGTGTTGTATCTGTGTACAAGAGCCCAGATCCCTGACAAACTCCAGGTCCTCACCCTTTCATGAGGGCTTGGACCATGGTTGTCTGTATTGAAACCCTAGCTGCCTTTGGTGCATTGACTTTAATACAGGGGTTCCTGAAGAGCTGATGCTCGAAAGTGATGTACACCAGGAAATCCCTCCATCTGCCCAGGACACATTCAATTTTTAAGGGGCAAAGCCTAACATAGAAAATTCCTATTATCATTTTCCCTAGATGAAGTTACATCTCTCACACTTCCAAATCTAGGAATAttgaaactcagaaatgaaaacagcagaaaatatttttaaaacagatctATAGACTATGCTCAGGATCTCTTGGAAATATATTTAAGGTTTCCTTTTCATGACTTGGAAGGAAGAGTACTTTGGTTTACTCTCAGCTCATGTTGTTAAAAATTGGACTATTTTCTATTACTCGTATAAATTGTCTAATCAGTAAAATATGCTCCAGATATTGTAGTTTGAAACACAATCCTCCCAACCTCCCCTCTTTCCATCTTCCATTGACTGTCTACTTTGCCTCCCAGATCACACTTGTCTCTCACCTGGCCCCTTCTCCTCAATCTACAACCACGTGTGATTCTCTTGAAGGAGGAGCCTGTACTGGTTATTTCTGCTTCCCCACTCACTCCTGGGGCCATTTGCTTTCTGCTCCTAATGCGAACCTGGAATAAGTCTACGTCCCTCTGGCAAGGAGACAACTTTCAATGATCCATGtgtaaaaaagcaaaatgaagaaagaataataaaaaaacccCCTAATATGAGGTTTAGAATCTGGTTTTCTATTTTGCTTAGCAGTACAGTAATTCCTCACTTAATATTATTATCAGTAGGTTCTTAGAAAATGTGAGTTTAAGTGAAATCACATGCAGTTGGTCCTTGAATAACACGGTTTAGTTCAACTTCATTTCATTGTATTGTTGATGAGTAAAAAAACTGTTTCTTGTTATATgtcatttcacttaaagtcacagtCTTCGAAGAGCCTATTGACAATATTAAGCGAGGAATGACTGTATTTCTTTCTGGGAACATACACAACTATACCATGCAGCATCACTTCTGGGAATGGAAGAGTTATCAAATTCACCTGATCACTGGCACTACTCTTCTCCATATCTAGGACTGCTGTTGAGATAGTTTGGGCCTTTCCTAGGCACTGCTTTGATTTAGAAGACATTCCATGAAAATGAGAGGCAGCCTGAATATGAAGAGTGAGATAGCCAAGGAAATCTACCAAGGACATCCACTCAGTGGACTATAAAACCATTCTCAAAGAGAATTAGGCAAATTGCAGGGGAAcatgagaaaatgtttaaaaagtaaaacgaCAAAGTTATATGTATAAACTTTAATACTTAGTAATTTTTAAGGCAGTATAAAATGTTTACTACAGCTTCTGTTATGTAGACAAACAGCACgaataacaataagaaaacagtTATTCTGTTAGGTGGAGGAATTGTGGGCACAAATTTTTATCTTTCcatattttgtttagttttaataatcaaacatttaaaataaaataatttaaaaaaataaaataacactatgGTATTTCAGATGGAGAGTGGTACTGTGATAAAAAGTGCTACTGATGCCCTGTCCGCCTGTCACCTCCCCTCCACAGTGCCTATGAGCTACTTACATGGGGCAGGGTACACAAACTTCTCCGGATTCTGGCTGAGCAGGGCATTCTTAATGTGGCTGCGACCCACCCCACTGGCTCCTGTGTAGAGAGAGAACATCTTTTGGAAAGCGGGGAGAGGAGCAGAGATCGGGGATAAGATACAGATTTTCCTCTCTTGGCACTCAAAGCTGCCAACAGGTGAACATGAGTTCGGGTTCCATGTGGGCTGGAGTCAGGGCCTTTAAGCTGTCAGAAGATTTGGGGCCACCAAGGGGCTTCAG of Macaca fascicularis isolate 582-1 chromosome X, T2T-MFA8v1.1 contains these proteins:
- the MPP1 gene encoding 55 kDa erythrocyte membrane protein isoform X5; protein product: MFMRAQFDYDPKKDNLIPCKEAGLKFATGDIIQIINKDDSNWWQGRVEGSSKESAGLIPSPELQEWRVASIAQSAPSEAPSCSPFGKKKKYKDKYLAKHSSIFDQLDVVSYEEVVRLPAFKRKTLVLIGASGVGRSHIKNALLSQNPEKFVYPAPYTTRPPRKSEEDGKEYHFISTEEMTRNISANEFLEFGSYQGNMFGTKFETVHQIHKQDKIAILDIEPQTLKIVRTAELSPFIVFIAPTDQGTQTEALQQLQKDSEAIRSQYAHYFDLSLVNNSVDETLKKLQEAFDQACSSPQWVPVSWVY